One part of the Vogesella sp. LIG4 genome encodes these proteins:
- a CDS encoding glycosyltransferase family 2 protein has product MSIPSTTHVVLIPSYNPGAKVFDTVRAARAQWNPVWVIVDGSTDGTAQALQQMAAADDGLQVFVLPENRGKGAAVLHGLDQATRLGFSHVLCMDSDGQHPAQLIPEFMARSQQQPEAMVLGLPVFDASAPSLRVKGRKISNWWANLETLWAGIGDSLFGFRVYPVAPLRHIMQRQRWMRRFDFDPEAVVRLCWYGVPPVNLPSPVKYFQAGEGGVSHFNYWRDNRLLTWMHTRLMFGFALRLPLLLWRRLTGKGVAR; this is encoded by the coding sequence ATGTCTATTCCCTCCACCACGCACGTGGTTCTCATCCCCAGCTACAACCCCGGCGCCAAGGTGTTCGATACCGTGCGGGCCGCCCGCGCGCAGTGGAACCCGGTATGGGTGATCGTGGATGGCAGCACCGACGGCACGGCGCAGGCGCTGCAGCAGATGGCTGCCGCCGACGACGGCCTGCAGGTGTTCGTGCTGCCGGAAAACCGCGGCAAGGGCGCGGCGGTGCTGCACGGGCTGGATCAGGCGACACGACTGGGCTTCAGCCACGTGCTGTGCATGGATTCCGATGGCCAGCACCCGGCGCAGCTGATTCCCGAGTTCATGGCGCGCTCGCAGCAGCAGCCGGAGGCCATGGTGCTGGGGCTGCCGGTGTTCGATGCCAGCGCACCCAGCCTGCGCGTCAAGGGACGCAAGATTTCCAACTGGTGGGCCAACCTGGAAACGCTGTGGGCAGGCATCGGCGACTCGCTGTTCGGCTTTCGCGTCTACCCGGTGGCGCCGCTGCGGCACATCATGCAGCGCCAGCGCTGGATGCGCCGTTTCGACTTCGACCCGGAGGCAGTGGTGCGGCTGTGCTGGTACGGCGTGCCGCCGGTGAACCTGCCGTCGCCGGTGAAATACTTCCAGGCCGGGGAGGGCGGGGTGTCGCATTTCAATTACTGGCGCGACAACCGCCTGCTGACCTGGATGCACACCCGGCTGATGTTCGGCTTCGCCCTGCGCCTGCCGCTGCTGCTGTGGCGCCGTTTGACCGGCAAGGGCGTCGCCCGCTGA
- a CDS encoding 3-hydroxylacyl-ACP dehydratase, translated as MMDPVMDQAWIAARIPHQGSMCLLSAVESWNEDDIVCLADSHLRADNPLRAAGRLGVANAIEYAAQAMAVHGALLAGDAAPARAGYLTSVRELSWHCRRLDQLAAPLRIQAQRLSGSPVNAMYRFSLHAGDSLLVSGRLGVVLDADALAGKSTS; from the coding sequence ATGATGGACCCGGTGATGGATCAGGCCTGGATTGCCGCGCGCATTCCGCACCAGGGCAGCATGTGTTTGCTGTCGGCAGTGGAAAGCTGGAACGAAGACGACATCGTCTGCCTGGCCGACAGCCACCTGCGGGCGGACAACCCGCTGCGCGCCGCCGGCCGCCTGGGCGTGGCCAACGCCATCGAGTACGCCGCGCAGGCCATGGCGGTGCATGGTGCGCTGCTGGCCGGCGATGCCGCACCGGCGCGCGCCGGCTACCTCACCAGCGTGCGTGAGCTGAGCTGGCATTGCCGCCGGCTGGACCAGTTGGCCGCACCGCTGCGCATCCAGGCGCAGCGCCTGTCCGGCAGCCCGGTAAACGCCATGTATCGCTTTTCCCTGCATGCCGGCGACAGCCTGCTGGTCAGCGGCCGCCTGGGCGTGGTGCTGGATGCCGACGCGCTTGCCGGCAAATCAACCTCTTGA
- a CDS encoding 3-hydroxyacyl-ACP dehydratase FabZ family protein, with protein MSGQGYAYPMQLQRSDIEQILPHRGAIFVCQRLTIEGPHQFHGVASWPHDHAVIEGHFPGMPIVPGVLLIETMAQLAGAGLLAGDPYVKTLPEDSVGVLAAVRNCWFKQPVLPGQQVEFFIHCRQMAPLLVQISAQVKVAEQDVAKLEVALAYAPRSQLQTASSASS; from the coding sequence ATGAGCGGCCAGGGCTACGCCTACCCGATGCAGCTGCAGCGCAGCGATATCGAGCAGATATTGCCGCACCGCGGCGCCATCTTCGTCTGCCAGCGGCTTACCATCGAGGGGCCGCACCAGTTTCATGGCGTGGCAAGTTGGCCGCATGACCATGCGGTCATCGAGGGACACTTCCCCGGCATGCCCATCGTGCCGGGCGTGCTGCTGATCGAAACTATGGCGCAGCTCGCCGGCGCCGGCCTGCTGGCTGGCGACCCCTACGTCAAAACCCTGCCGGAGGATTCGGTGGGCGTGCTGGCGGCGGTGCGCAACTGCTGGTTCAAGCAGCCGGTGTTGCCGGGGCAACAGGTGGAATTCTTCATCCACTGCCGGCAGATGGCGCCGCTGCTGGTACAGATCAGCGCCCAGGTGAAGGTAGCGGAACAGGACGTAGCCAAGCTGGAAGTGGCACTGGCCTACGCGCCGCGCAGCCAGCTACAAACGGCTAGCAGCGCCAGCTCGTAG
- a CDS encoding beta-ketoacyl synthase, translating into MARVLITGMGAISPLGADLPTSFAQALAGHCAIGAATPDIARWLPNVLQASAAAEPASLLDGKHAGLDRASQFALVAANEALAAANFGPAPDDARRVGVYVGIGFGGAHTVDGLYDRFQAAVHSDGKRNPVMVHPLSVPRMMANAPAAAISMGYGLRGPSHTYTVACASSSVAIGEAFRAIRDGYLDAAVVVGCEAMLTPGAMLAWNALRVMAKPHAANPARSCRPFSQDRSGFVLGEGGAAIVLESEARADARGQQALAELCGYGSSSDAAHLTAPSSAEQIHAMQQALDDAGLRPQDIQYLNAHGTATDAGDVTETESIRGVFGTAAEQLAVSSTKAMHGHLIGAGGILEFALSVMAMRSGSLPPTATLEQPDPRCDLDYIPLQARHGCDIRAIMSNSFAFGGSNVSLVAKRV; encoded by the coding sequence GTGGCCAGGGTCCTGATCACCGGCATGGGCGCCATCAGCCCGCTGGGCGCCGACCTGCCCACCAGCTTCGCCCAGGCGCTGGCCGGGCACTGCGCCATAGGCGCCGCCACGCCGGACATCGCCAGGTGGCTGCCCAATGTGCTGCAGGCTTCGGCCGCCGCCGAGCCGGCCAGCCTGCTGGATGGCAAGCATGCCGGTCTGGACCGCGCCAGCCAGTTTGCGCTGGTGGCCGCCAACGAAGCACTGGCTGCGGCCAACTTCGGCCCGGCACCGGATGATGCGCGTCGCGTCGGCGTCTACGTCGGTATCGGCTTTGGCGGCGCGCATACCGTGGACGGCCTGTACGACCGCTTCCAGGCCGCGGTACACAGCGACGGCAAGCGCAACCCGGTAATGGTGCACCCGCTGTCGGTACCGCGCATGATGGCCAACGCACCGGCAGCCGCCATTTCCATGGGCTACGGCCTGCGCGGCCCCAGCCATACCTATACCGTGGCCTGCGCCTCCTCCAGCGTCGCCATCGGCGAAGCGTTCCGCGCCATCCGCGATGGCTACCTGGACGCCGCCGTGGTGGTGGGCTGCGAGGCCATGCTCACCCCGGGTGCGATGCTGGCCTGGAACGCACTGCGGGTGATGGCCAAGCCGCATGCGGCCAACCCTGCGCGCAGCTGCCGCCCGTTCTCGCAGGATCGCAGCGGTTTCGTGCTGGGTGAAGGCGGTGCCGCCATCGTGCTGGAAAGCGAAGCCCGCGCCGACGCACGCGGCCAGCAGGCGCTGGCCGAGCTGTGCGGCTACGGCAGCAGCAGCGATGCCGCCCACCTCACCGCGCCTTCCAGCGCCGAGCAGATCCATGCCATGCAGCAGGCGCTGGACGATGCCGGCCTGCGCCCGCAGGACATCCAGTATCTGAACGCGCACGGCACCGCCACCGATGCCGGCGACGTCACCGAGACCGAGTCCATCCGCGGCGTGTTCGGCACGGCGGCCGAGCAACTGGCTGTCAGCTCCACCAAGGCGATGCACGGCCACCTGATCGGCGCCGGCGGCATCCTGGAATTCGCGCTCAGCGTGATGGCGATGCGCAGCGGCTCGCTGCCGCCCACCGCCACGCTGGAACAGCCGGACCCGCGCTGCGACCTGGATTACATCCCGCTGCAGGCGCGCCACGGCTGCGACATCCGCGCCATCATGTCCAACTCCTTCGCTTTCGGCGGCAGCAATGTGTCGCTGGTGGCAAAGCGCGTGTAG
- a CDS encoding beta-ketoacyl-[acyl-carrier-protein] synthase family protein: protein MQALRLSAYTLTSALGAGRDSHLDALRQQRGGIVRKHWETVEFEVCVGEVAGLDEVALRPDLAAYDCRNNRLAQLGLQQDGFIASVEQAVARYGAGRVGVFLGSSTSGILSSEVAYRQRDPDSGALPAAHSYRETHNAYSVADFVRSFFGLAGPAVVVSTACSSSAKVFGTAERMMAAGLIDAAIVGGVDTLCLTTIYGFSSLQLVSSNPCRPFDGERDGISVGEGAAFALLERAGQPQAGDILLTGVGESSDAYHMSSPHPEGLGARAAMAQALQQAGLAPADIDYINLHGTATPSNDAAEGAAVLALFGDATPCSSTKGHTGHTLGAAGGIEALICALALQHGVMPGGVGTQQLDASLQCNYLLSTVERPLRHVLSNSFGFGGSNCSLVFSRVGA, encoded by the coding sequence ATGCAAGCTCTTCGACTTAGTGCCTATACCCTGACCAGCGCCCTGGGCGCCGGGCGGGACTCCCATCTCGACGCCCTGCGCCAGCAGCGCGGCGGCATCGTCAGAAAACACTGGGAAACCGTCGAATTCGAGGTCTGTGTGGGCGAGGTTGCCGGCCTGGACGAGGTCGCGCTGCGGCCGGATCTGGCGGCCTACGACTGCCGCAACAACCGTCTGGCGCAGCTGGGGCTGCAGCAGGACGGTTTCATCGCCAGCGTGGAGCAGGCGGTGGCGCGCTACGGCGCCGGCCGGGTGGGCGTGTTCCTCGGCTCCAGTACCTCCGGCATTCTCAGTTCGGAAGTGGCCTACCGCCAGCGCGACCCGGACAGCGGCGCGCTGCCGGCAGCGCACAGCTACCGCGAAACCCACAATGCCTACTCGGTGGCGGATTTCGTGCGCAGTTTCTTCGGCCTGGCCGGCCCGGCGGTGGTGGTATCCACCGCCTGTTCCTCCAGCGCCAAGGTGTTCGGCACCGCCGAGCGCATGATGGCTGCCGGGCTGATCGACGCCGCCATCGTCGGCGGCGTGGATACCCTGTGCCTCACCACCATCTACGGCTTCTCCTCGCTGCAGCTGGTGTCGAGCAATCCGTGCCGCCCGTTCGACGGCGAGCGCGACGGTATCTCGGTGGGCGAGGGGGCGGCGTTCGCGCTGCTGGAGCGCGCCGGCCAGCCGCAGGCGGGCGACATCCTGCTCACCGGCGTGGGCGAGAGCAGCGACGCCTACCATATGTCCTCGCCGCACCCGGAAGGTCTGGGTGCCCGGGCTGCCATGGCGCAAGCCTTGCAGCAGGCCGGCCTCGCGCCGGCAGACATCGATTACATCAATCTGCACGGCACTGCCACGCCCAGCAACGATGCGGCGGAAGGCGCCGCGGTGCTGGCGCTGTTCGGCGATGCCACGCCGTGCAGCTCCACCAAGGGCCATACCGGCCATACGCTGGGCGCCGCCGGCGGCATCGAGGCGCTGATCTGCGCGCTGGCACTGCAGCACGGCGTGATGCCGGGCGGGGTGGGCACGCAGCAGCTGGATGCCAGCCTGCAGTGCAATTACCTGCTGAGCACGGTGGAGCGCCCCTTGCGCCACGTGTTGAGCAATTCTTTCGGTTTCGGTGGCAGCAACTGCAGTCTGGTTTTCTCGCGGGTGGGTGCATGA
- a CDS encoding beta-ketoacyl synthase chain length factor: protein MTTATIYLEGLSLLGPGMNDWTEAAPRLLGQAPYQAEDVRLAPPAILPSTERRRAGTAVKLSMALGLAAVEAAGADAASLPNVFSSTGGDCDNCHNLLEVLASDERMISPTRFHNSVHNAPAGYWGIATGCTEASTSLCAYDATFGAGLLETITQAHSAGKPCLLIAFDTAYPEPLYAQRPIPYPMGVAMVLSPLRSAASQAELRVSFSSEPASRMDDAQLEELRQRIPAARSLPLLQLLASGQPGRVVIDYLDDCRLAIEVAA from the coding sequence ATGACTACGGCAACGATTTATCTTGAGGGCCTGAGCCTGCTCGGCCCGGGCATGAACGACTGGACCGAGGCCGCGCCGCGGCTGTTGGGGCAGGCGCCCTACCAGGCCGAGGACGTGCGCCTGGCGCCGCCGGCCATCCTGCCTTCCACCGAGCGCCGCCGTGCCGGTACCGCGGTAAAGCTGTCGATGGCACTGGGGTTGGCCGCAGTGGAAGCTGCCGGCGCCGATGCCGCCAGCCTGCCCAATGTGTTCAGCTCCACCGGCGGCGACTGCGACAACTGCCACAACCTGCTGGAAGTGCTGGCCTCGGACGAGCGCATGATCTCGCCCACCCGCTTCCACAACTCGGTGCACAACGCGCCGGCCGGCTACTGGGGTATCGCCACCGGCTGCACCGAGGCCTCCACCAGCCTGTGCGCCTACGATGCGACCTTCGGCGCCGGCCTGCTGGAAACCATTACCCAGGCGCACAGCGCCGGCAAGCCCTGCCTGCTGATCGCCTTCGATACCGCCTACCCGGAACCGCTGTACGCGCAGCGGCCGATTCCCTACCCGATGGGCGTAGCTATGGTACTGAGCCCGCTGCGCAGCGCCGCGAGCCAGGCCGAGCTGCGCGTGAGCTTCAGCAGCGAGCCGGCCAGCCGCATGGACGACGCGCAGCTGGAAGAGCTGCGCCAGCGCATTCCCGCTGCGCGCAGCCTGCCGCTGCTGCAGCTGCTGGCCAGCGGCCAGCCGGGGCGGGTGGTGATCGACTACCTGGACGACTGCCGCCTGGCCATCGAGGTGGCGGCATGA
- the fabG gene encoding 3-oxoacyl-ACP reductase FabG has translation MKRALITGGSGAIGAAISQRLAADGFHVIIHANSNLAAAAQLGQALREQGYSAEAVQFDVADAAATAAALEALLEQGPVQVLVNNAGIHDDAVFPGMQAAQWHRVIDVSLHGFFNVTQPLTMPMIRTRWGRIINITSVAALAGNRGQTNYAAAKSALHGATKSLSLELASRGITVNAVAPGIIASDMTKDVFDKDMVAQLVPMKRVGRPEEVASLVGFLASEQAGYISGQVISINGGMI, from the coding sequence ATGAAACGAGCCTTGATTACCGGTGGCAGTGGCGCCATCGGCGCAGCCATCAGCCAGCGGCTGGCGGCCGACGGTTTCCACGTCATCATCCACGCCAACAGCAATCTGGCGGCGGCCGCGCAACTGGGCCAGGCATTGCGCGAGCAGGGCTACTCGGCCGAGGCGGTGCAGTTCGACGTGGCCGATGCCGCCGCCACGGCAGCGGCGCTGGAGGCGCTGCTGGAGCAGGGCCCGGTGCAGGTGCTGGTGAACAATGCCGGCATCCACGACGACGCGGTATTCCCCGGCATGCAGGCGGCGCAGTGGCACCGGGTGATCGATGTCTCGCTGCACGGTTTCTTCAACGTGACCCAGCCGCTGACCATGCCGATGATCCGCACCCGCTGGGGCCGCATCATCAATATCACCTCGGTGGCGGCACTGGCCGGCAACCGCGGCCAGACCAATTACGCCGCCGCCAAGAGCGCGTTGCACGGCGCCACCAAGTCGCTGTCGCTGGAGCTGGCCAGCCGCGGCATCACCGTCAACGCGGTGGCACCGGGCATCATTGCCTCGGACATGACCAAGGACGTGTTCGACAAGGACATGGTGGCACAGCTGGTGCCGATGAAGCGGGTAGGGCGGCCGGAGGAAGTGGCCAGCCTGGTGGGCTTCCTGGCGTCGGAGCAGGCGGGCTATATCAGTGGCCAGGTGATCTCCATCAACGGCGGCATGATCTAG
- a CDS encoding class I SAM-dependent methyltransferase, whose product MSTPAMLTHLLLERLSRAVLPREPEPQALMEDAAQIQAFMQSGQDHGILNYFYLFHAVMSLPVIRPGDVVLDLACGPGNQLLQFARLHPDARFIGLDASAGMLALARDNLARAGLPNVAVQQGDISRLDGLADASIDCVLCTMSLHHLPDGEQLQQTMHQIRRVLRADGGVYLADFGRLKRRATQHFFAHDRIELQSAQFTADFLNSLRAAFSLDELRQAIDLLPQRLPHYQTALAPFMLLFRSAPRRTVDAALAERVRAGYARLSGGEQRDFDNLARWFRLGGLTLPCAMR is encoded by the coding sequence ATGTCTACTCCCGCCATGCTGACGCATCTGCTGCTGGAGCGGCTGTCGCGGGCCGTGCTGCCGCGCGAGCCGGAGCCGCAGGCGCTGATGGAAGATGCCGCGCAGATCCAGGCTTTCATGCAAAGCGGGCAGGATCACGGCATCCTCAATTACTTCTATCTGTTTCACGCCGTGATGTCGCTGCCGGTGATCCGGCCGGGCGACGTGGTGCTGGATCTGGCCTGCGGCCCGGGCAACCAGTTGCTGCAGTTCGCCCGTCTGCATCCGGATGCGCGCTTCATCGGCCTGGATGCCTCGGCCGGCATGCTGGCGCTGGCGCGCGACAACCTGGCGCGGGCAGGGCTGCCCAATGTCGCGGTACAGCAGGGCGACATCAGCCGTCTGGATGGCCTGGCTGATGCCAGCATCGACTGCGTGCTGTGCACCATGTCGCTGCACCATCTACCGGATGGCGAGCAGTTGCAACAGACCATGCACCAGATCCGCCGCGTGCTGCGTGCCGATGGCGGCGTCTACCTGGCCGATTTCGGCCGCCTGAAGCGCCGGGCCACCCAGCATTTCTTTGCCCACGACCGCATCGAGCTGCAGTCCGCGCAGTTCACCGCCGATTTCCTCAATTCGCTGCGCGCGGCGTTCAGCCTGGACGAGTTGCGCCAGGCCATCGACTTGCTGCCGCAGCGGCTGCCGCACTACCAGACCGCGCTGGCGCCGTTCATGCTGCTGTTCCGCAGCGCGCCGCGCCGCACGGTGGATGCGGCGCTGGCAGAGCGCGTCCGCGCAGGCTATGCCCGGCTGAGCGGAGGCGAGCAGCGCGATTTCGACAACCTGGCGCGCTGGTTCCGCCTTGGTGGCCTGACGCTGCCCTGCGCCATGCGTTGA
- a CDS encoding acyl carrier protein, with protein MLAQIIKNYLVETKGKDPALFDDPALQVSALGLDSLDMVEMLFEIEDRCGFQLPDPTRYPQMSFRDMLADIEAAIREHNNGEMPELSLEAGK; from the coding sequence ATGCTTGCACAAATCATCAAGAACTACCTGGTTGAAACCAAGGGCAAGGACCCGGCGCTGTTCGACGATCCGGCACTGCAGGTTTCCGCCCTGGGGCTCGACTCGCTGGACATGGTGGAAATGCTGTTCGAAATCGAGGACCGCTGCGGCTTCCAGCTGCCGGACCCCACCCGTTACCCGCAAATGAGCTTCCGCGACATGCTGGCCGACATCGAAGCCGCCATCCGCGAGCACAATAACGGCGAAATGCCGGAACTCAGCCTGGAAGCCGGCAAATAG
- a CDS encoding lysophospholipid acyltransferase family protein: MFNRCFRLGQIVLFYLMLCWLGSMLLLGNIAALPLLLAPRRLRQPVVQWTISAICRCFLAGAQACGLMQLDLRELDRLRSRKHLLLVPNHPSMIDAFLVLSRIPRAVCLMKASISSNMFLGAGAYLAGYVSNRYPEQMFRAAIRTLRQGTVLMIFPEGTRTTQQPVNEIGGSVALIARKAAVPLQTIIITTNSPYLSKGWKIWRPPAFPLIYRAVPGKEFAAQGSRDDTTRSLQQYFESTIRLSIDPDLQLD; the protein is encoded by the coding sequence ATGTTCAATCGCTGTTTTCGCCTGGGCCAGATTGTCCTGTTCTACCTGATGTTGTGCTGGTTGGGCAGCATGCTGCTGCTGGGCAATATCGCCGCCTTGCCGCTGCTGCTGGCGCCGCGCCGCCTGCGTCAACCGGTGGTGCAATGGACGATCAGTGCCATCTGCCGCTGCTTTCTGGCCGGCGCCCAGGCCTGCGGGCTGATGCAGCTGGATCTGCGCGAGCTGGACCGGCTGCGCAGCCGCAAGCATTTGCTGCTGGTGCCCAATCACCCCAGCATGATCGATGCCTTCCTGGTGCTGTCGCGCATTCCGCGCGCGGTGTGCCTGATGAAGGCCAGCATCAGCTCCAATATGTTTCTTGGCGCCGGCGCCTATCTGGCCGGCTATGTATCCAACCGCTACCCGGAGCAGATGTTCCGCGCCGCCATCCGTACCCTGCGCCAGGGCACGGTGCTGATGATCTTTCCGGAAGGTACCCGCACCACGCAGCAGCCGGTGAACGAGATCGGCGGTTCGGTGGCCTTGATCGCCCGCAAGGCCGCAGTGCCGTTGCAGACCATCATCATCACCACCAATTCGCCCTATCTGAGCAAGGGCTGGAAAATCTGGAGGCCGCCGGCGTTTCCGCTGATCTACCGCGCGGTGCCGGGCAAGGAGTTTGCAGCGCAGGGCTCGCGCGATGACACCACCCGCAGCCTGCAGCAATATTTTGAAAGCACGATCCGTTTGTCTATCGACCCGGATCTGCAGCTGGACTGA